Proteins from a single region of Geothrix sp. PMB-07:
- the panC gene encoding pantoate--beta-alanine ligase produces the protein MRVVRTIADLRALLRPLREEGKRIGFVPTMGYLHEGHGALIRQSAARCDATVVSIFVNPTQFGPSEDLANYPRDLERDQNLCLEAEATVLFLPEVAEIYPTGFQTHVEPGRLADPLCGRFRPGHFRGVATVVAKLFNIVQPDLAFFGQKDFQQTVVIRRMARDLNLPVDVVVVPTIREADGLALSSRNAYLDEDARRRALRLSEGLLAARAAFDEGEREAAKLVEIARGPLAGVDSVQYLELVDTQNLEPIQGKVDRASALCVAAYVGSTRLIDNVILAPLPADVGISVVRSTQGA, from the coding sequence ATGCGAGTTGTCCGTACCATCGCTGATTTGCGCGCCCTGCTCCGCCCCCTGCGGGAGGAAGGCAAGCGCATCGGCTTCGTCCCCACCATGGGTTACCTCCATGAAGGCCATGGCGCCCTCATCCGCCAAAGTGCCGCCCGCTGTGATGCCACGGTGGTTTCCATCTTCGTGAACCCCACCCAGTTCGGCCCCAGCGAAGACCTGGCCAACTATCCCCGCGACCTGGAGCGCGACCAGAACCTCTGCCTGGAGGCCGAGGCCACCGTCCTGTTCCTGCCTGAAGTCGCCGAGATCTACCCCACGGGCTTCCAGACGCATGTGGAACCCGGCCGACTGGCCGACCCTCTCTGCGGACGTTTCCGGCCCGGCCATTTCCGGGGCGTGGCCACCGTGGTGGCGAAGCTCTTCAACATCGTGCAGCCCGACCTGGCCTTCTTCGGCCAGAAGGATTTCCAGCAGACCGTGGTCATCCGTCGCATGGCCCGGGATCTCAACCTGCCCGTGGACGTGGTGGTGGTGCCCACCATCCGCGAGGCGGACGGCCTGGCCCTGAGCAGCCGCAACGCCTACCTGGATGAAGATGCCCGCCGCCGCGCCCTGCGCCTCAGCGAAGGCCTGCTGGCCGCGCGCGCCGCCTTCGACGAGGGCGAGCGGGAAGCCGCGAAGCTGGTCGAGATCGCCCGGGGTCCGCTGGCTGGGGTGGACTCCGTCCAGTACCTCGAGCTGGTGGACACCCAGAACCTGGAGCCCATTCAGGGGAAGGTGGACCGCGCCTCCGCCCTCTGTGTGGCCGCCTACGTGGGCAGCACCCGGCTAATCGACAACGTCATCCTCGCCCCCCTGCCTGCCGATGTCGGCATCAGCGTGGTCAGAAGCACCCAGGGCGCCTAA
- a CDS encoding HAD family hydrolase has translation MIRAVVFDLWNTLVFSPAGSPFQRMKELLRPGQGAQFPALMRDGMARSYASVHAFLESWRETIGLDDAQVEGMALAFLEAGDQAQCFRESSESVAAVRDLARVALLSNTQTFGLELLDRLGLSDRIRTRLLSAEIGVLKPEAAAFEAMQRKLGLFPGNLAMVGDSWNDDVQGALDAGWTAIWVNREAKPRPDHDPEASLYEVRSLDRVPELIQSLQEGMRCPTCLG, from the coding sequence ATGATCCGGGCTGTCGTCTTCGACCTTTGGAACACGCTCGTGTTCAGCCCGGCAGGCAGCCCCTTCCAGCGCATGAAGGAGTTGTTGCGGCCTGGGCAGGGGGCGCAGTTCCCTGCCCTCATGCGGGATGGCATGGCGCGCTCCTATGCCTCGGTGCATGCCTTTCTCGAGTCCTGGCGTGAAACCATCGGATTGGATGACGCTCAGGTGGAGGGCATGGCCTTGGCCTTCCTGGAGGCTGGTGACCAGGCCCAATGCTTCAGAGAATCGTCGGAATCCGTGGCCGCCGTGCGCGATCTGGCCCGGGTGGCGTTGCTCTCCAATACTCAGACCTTTGGCTTGGAGTTGCTGGACCGCCTGGGCCTTTCCGACCGTATCCGCACCCGTCTGCTGAGCGCCGAAATCGGTGTCCTGAAGCCGGAAGCGGCGGCCTTCGAGGCCATGCAGCGGAAGCTGGGGCTGTTCCCCGGCAACCTGGCCATGGTGGGCGACAGTTGGAACGACGATGTGCAGGGCGCGCTGGACGCAGGCTGGACCGCCATCTGGGTGAACCGCGAGGCCAAGCCCCGACCCGATCACGATCCTGAAGCATCGCTGTACGAAGTGCGCAGCCTGGACCGGGTGCCTGAACTCATCCAGAGTCTGCAGGAAGGGATGCGCTGCCCCACCTGTCTGGGGTAG
- a CDS encoding LEA type 2 family protein has translation MRSTRVLPLLLTPALGLLVGCDALQPALRYEEAARQLRFTLDRVEPRLELAFPLEQSSLRLRLEVGVDNPSDQRLRTRQVAGALRLSAQGQDLGLGSVSFPEGADIAPKGQSVLKVDVVLNYGDLKSAWGPLSGAVLRHEYATWSLAGEARLEVVGIGFSVPFQVRKTSGQ, from the coding sequence ATGAGGTCGACCCGGGTTCTGCCGTTATTGCTCACGCCTGCGTTGGGGCTGCTGGTGGGCTGCGATGCCCTCCAGCCCGCCCTGCGCTACGAGGAAGCTGCTCGGCAGTTGCGGTTCACACTGGACCGGGTGGAGCCCCGCTTGGAGCTGGCTTTCCCGCTGGAGCAGTCCAGCTTGCGCCTCCGGCTGGAAGTGGGTGTGGACAACCCTTCAGATCAGCGGCTGCGCACCCGTCAAGTGGCAGGAGCTCTCCGCCTTTCTGCTCAGGGGCAGGATCTTGGCCTGGGTTCAGTCAGCTTCCCTGAAGGCGCTGATATCGCTCCCAAAGGACAGAGTGTGCTCAAGGTGGATGTGGTCCTGAACTATGGCGACCTGAAATCAGCCTGGGGCCCGCTGTCTGGCGCGGTCCTGCGCCACGAATACGCCACATGGAGCCTGGCTGGCGAAGCCCGGCTCGAGGTGGTTGGCATCGGCTTCAGCGTGCCCTTCCAGGTCCGCAAGACGAGTGGCCAATGA
- a CDS encoding 4'-phosphopantetheinyl transferase superfamily protein, with the protein MMPVPLDASSADASRSHPLEYAVHVSDASDISINGLIELEPDACGRPRALGAEGQPVSISTSRTTGARVVAWAERGRIGVDLECLAPSDALEAASACFLPQERAWADTLPLQERWHGHLLLWTAKEALLKALGQGFAFGLDQIELEPLGGHALRLRSLCGSAQLAQGWRINHQVRDLAGQRYLIAIALG; encoded by the coding sequence ATGATGCCCGTGCCTCTGGATGCTTCGAGCGCAGACGCAAGTCGGAGTCATCCCCTGGAATATGCGGTTCACGTTTCAGATGCCAGCGACATCTCCATCAACGGTCTGATTGAGCTGGAACCGGACGCCTGCGGGCGGCCCAGGGCCCTGGGTGCGGAAGGACAGCCCGTATCCATCAGCACCTCGCGAACCACCGGGGCGCGGGTCGTCGCGTGGGCGGAGCGGGGCCGGATTGGCGTCGATCTGGAATGCCTGGCGCCCTCGGATGCCCTGGAGGCGGCCTCGGCCTGCTTCCTCCCCCAGGAACGCGCCTGGGCCGACACCCTACCGCTGCAGGAACGCTGGCACGGACACCTGCTTCTCTGGACGGCCAAGGAAGCCCTGCTGAAAGCCCTGGGCCAGGGCTTCGCCTTCGGCCTGGATCAGATCGAACTCGAACCCCTGGGCGGCCATGCTCTGCGATTGCGCAGCCTCTGTGGCAGCGCGCAACTGGCCCAGGGCTGGCGCATCAATCATCAGGTGCGCGACCTGGCCGGACAGAGATACCTGATCGCCATCGCCCTGGGTTGA
- a CDS encoding MraY family glycosyltransferase: MAIWGVLALSQCLGMFNGRIHPVEWAGIHAMALLGVLDDRFNLQARYKAVVGLGVALMLAIHVGFSTSSAVQQVTFLGTNLPNVPLVIVPVLMLWFWAVPQAYNLIDGINGLSVGFGALLLGVLGWNLGHQPALLWGGLVAFLALNYPRARHFLGDCGALMLGTLFAVLGVKAFALRDPNLLLWVYAYPTVDVFLVVGIRRWKGEPLGTADRSHLHHWMADRLNGRSWLATPLLLGLAALPMLRATEIPGHELASSVGLGALLLLAFKAFKDRVMLGAKTEDHAQIRREIPLMRPRVNLDAPSGSHHLL; the protein is encoded by the coding sequence ATGGCGATTTGGGGTGTCCTGGCCCTCAGCCAGTGCCTGGGCATGTTCAACGGCCGCATCCACCCCGTCGAATGGGCGGGAATCCATGCCATGGCCCTGCTGGGCGTGCTGGATGACAGGTTCAACTTGCAGGCCCGCTACAAGGCGGTGGTGGGACTCGGAGTGGCCCTCATGCTGGCCATCCATGTCGGATTCTCAACTTCCTCGGCCGTGCAGCAGGTGACCTTCCTTGGAACCAACCTTCCCAACGTGCCCCTGGTCATTGTTCCTGTGCTGATGCTGTGGTTCTGGGCGGTTCCCCAGGCCTACAACCTGATCGATGGCATCAACGGTCTCTCTGTTGGGTTCGGGGCGCTGCTGCTGGGCGTGCTGGGCTGGAATTTGGGCCATCAGCCGGCACTGCTGTGGGGAGGCCTGGTGGCCTTCCTCGCGCTGAACTACCCCAGGGCCAGGCATTTTCTGGGCGATTGCGGTGCCCTCATGCTGGGGACCCTCTTCGCGGTGCTGGGCGTGAAGGCCTTCGCCCTCCGGGACCCGAACCTCCTCCTCTGGGTGTACGCCTATCCCACCGTGGATGTTTTCCTGGTGGTGGGCATCCGCCGTTGGAAGGGAGAACCCCTGGGCACGGCGGATCGGAGCCACCTGCACCACTGGATGGCTGATCGTCTTAATGGACGATCCTGGCTCGCAACACCGCTGTTGCTGGGGTTGGCTGCGTTGCCGATGCTTCGGGCCACGGAAATTCCTGGGCATGAGCTCGCCTCCTCCGTTGGGCTCGGGGCCCTGCTGCTGCTTGCCTTCAAGGCTTTCAAGGATCGGGTCATGCTTGGGGCAAAGACGGAAGATCACGCCCAAATTCGGCGTGAGATCCCCCTGATGCGCCCCCGTGTGAATCTGGATGCACCTTCGGGATCCCATCATCTGCTGTGA
- the queD gene encoding 6-carboxytetrahydropterin synthase QueD: MILRKEYWFEAAHFIYNHPGKCRNLHGHSYKLFVLLEGQVNPETGMIIDFDDLSKVVVDQVISKLDHRFLNDLIPLSTAENISVWIWEQLKPSLPQLCQIEVYETTDNCVIYRGA; this comes from the coding sequence ATGATCCTGCGCAAAGAGTACTGGTTTGAAGCTGCCCACTTCATCTACAACCATCCGGGCAAGTGCCGCAACCTGCACGGCCACAGCTACAAGCTTTTCGTGTTGCTGGAGGGCCAGGTGAACCCGGAGACGGGCATGATCATCGACTTCGACGATCTGTCGAAGGTGGTGGTGGATCAGGTGATCTCCAAGCTTGATCACCGCTTCCTGAACGACCTCATCCCCCTCTCCACGGCAGAAAACATCTCGGTGTGGATCTGGGAGCAGTTGAAACCCTCGCTGCCTCAGCTGTGTCAGATCGAGGTGTATGAGACCACGGACAACTGTGTGATCTACCGGGGCGCCTGA
- the panD gene encoding aspartate 1-decarboxylase has product MLRHFLLGKIHRATVTRADLDYVGSITLDPLLIEAAGFMENEKIDIYNVTNGSRLSTYVIPGVPGSGEVGINGAAAHLVQKGDLVIIAAYGWMTAEEAETVAPKVVFVDERNRITERRRQERTPLCVAAFTD; this is encoded by the coding sequence ATGCTGCGTCACTTCCTGCTCGGAAAGATCCATCGCGCCACCGTGACGAGGGCCGATCTGGACTACGTGGGGTCGATCACCCTGGATCCGCTGCTCATCGAGGCTGCAGGCTTCATGGAAAACGAGAAGATCGACATCTACAACGTGACCAATGGCTCCCGTCTCTCCACCTACGTGATCCCCGGGGTGCCGGGATCCGGTGAGGTGGGCATCAACGGAGCCGCTGCCCACCTCGTGCAGAAGGGCGACCTCGTCATCATCGCCGCCTATGGCTGGATGACCGCCGAGGAGGCCGAGACCGTGGCGCCCAAGGTGGTCTTCGTGGATGAGCGCAACCGCATCACCGAGCGCCGCCGTCAGGAACGCACGCCCCTCTGTGTGGCCGCCTTTACCGACTGA
- a CDS encoding SLBB domain-containing protein: protein MTFPRLSPALSTLLLALGLVGSLKAQLPQGLDLQALKQAAGAQGISSGSVDAVPGRNGTGATTSSAPEDAQKTKSEDERLERDIQALKRREKGPYRFASDLFQVRQRGTGSTEGGISEDYVLGTGDRLNLNVFGSATFDLPVQVDGRGEIVIPKVGTAKVGGLTLGKAKAAVQGLVSRNFSRSSVDLQVIKLREVRVFVLGEVYKPGSYLVSSLSSLVNVLSLAGGPTAVGSYRDIRVMRGGQKVYGLDLYPLRADGLGNANVALQHGDTVFVPLAQNQVLLEGAFARVVQAPVLDPEDEQLLLLDKRVDQDRDLLEREIRRLEFFLAQGLPQAPKEDAMGKAGESGEQTKNQNDWTGLMPKTVAPAQGSEKGKAINGAEPLPMEQRLAVEAKLGQLKRLLASLSITARGDHRIRKEPVVGQTLREENIPEWRRLWDLKGVAPRMQFEMKAGETTADALRYAGGLLPESASASLTLRKRGADGAFEAVDVPVAKAGSTPLGWGDVLSALPRRDSVSERSVTVAGWVRVPGLFACTNGLRVGDLLSRDAQLLPDTYQARGEIVRTHADGTTRFLSFDVAKALKGDAEHNLLLEGRDRVELYRLQDLRLPRTVKLLGPVTRPGLFEFHEGMRASDLIFRAGLPLKSANRLSAELARTKDGKSSEIIRLDLSRLLSTEAGSPVALHDDGANPVLQPDDQLSLFEKPDYRLHRTVRIIGQVARPGSYTMDTDKPTLAQLIQRAGGLTSEAMPKAGVFLRNLGGGSTPEVEDVQKQLEALKKYEERPQMPLGPGSGADGATSRNLAQQALDPTSKGANDILDRLNETRRQAATGQLLKGPLMHGLLSGALNRMVVDFGAALGGDSQADVELQDGDEIIIPRATDAAYVVGETASPFATYKVRKGMKVSDLLTLAGGTTRNADSSNIRLLKADGRILDSWVEGKAVEPGDTVLVPQRFRRDSSWQENLQALTPIAIVLSTLKL, encoded by the coding sequence ATGACGTTTCCACGCCTTTCACCTGCGCTCTCGACACTCCTGCTTGCTTTGGGGCTGGTGGGCTCGCTCAAGGCGCAACTGCCTCAGGGCCTGGACCTGCAGGCTTTGAAGCAGGCCGCCGGGGCCCAGGGCATCAGTTCGGGATCTGTTGACGCGGTGCCGGGACGCAATGGGACCGGAGCCACCACATCGAGTGCCCCCGAAGACGCCCAAAAAACCAAATCCGAAGATGAACGCCTTGAGCGTGATATCCAGGCGCTCAAGCGACGGGAGAAGGGGCCCTACCGCTTCGCCTCGGATCTTTTTCAGGTTCGGCAGCGGGGCACAGGATCCACGGAAGGAGGGATCTCGGAAGACTACGTGTTGGGGACGGGGGATCGCCTAAACCTGAATGTTTTCGGAAGCGCCACCTTTGACTTGCCGGTGCAGGTGGATGGCCGCGGCGAGATCGTCATCCCCAAGGTTGGCACCGCCAAGGTTGGGGGCCTGACCCTGGGGAAGGCCAAGGCTGCGGTGCAGGGGTTGGTGAGCCGCAATTTCTCCCGCTCCTCGGTGGACTTGCAGGTGATCAAGCTGCGTGAGGTGCGTGTCTTTGTGCTGGGTGAAGTCTACAAGCCGGGAAGCTACCTGGTCTCAAGCCTCAGCTCCCTGGTCAATGTGTTGAGCCTGGCCGGGGGCCCCACCGCCGTGGGCAGCTATCGGGATATCCGGGTGATGCGCGGAGGCCAGAAGGTCTACGGTTTGGATCTGTATCCCCTGAGAGCGGATGGATTGGGCAACGCCAATGTGGCCCTGCAGCACGGTGACACGGTGTTCGTGCCCTTGGCTCAGAATCAGGTGCTTTTGGAGGGCGCCTTCGCCCGTGTGGTGCAGGCACCGGTTCTGGACCCGGAGGATGAGCAACTGCTCCTGCTGGACAAGCGGGTGGACCAAGACCGCGACCTGCTTGAGCGCGAGATCCGCCGGCTGGAGTTCTTCCTGGCGCAGGGCCTTCCGCAGGCGCCCAAAGAGGATGCCATGGGCAAAGCTGGCGAATCGGGTGAGCAAACCAAGAATCAGAATGACTGGACGGGCCTGATGCCAAAGACGGTGGCCCCAGCTCAGGGATCCGAGAAGGGCAAGGCCATCAATGGCGCAGAACCCCTGCCCATGGAACAGCGGCTGGCTGTCGAGGCGAAGCTGGGGCAGCTGAAGCGGCTGCTCGCCTCCCTGTCCATCACCGCGCGGGGCGATCACCGGATCCGCAAGGAACCCGTGGTGGGGCAGACCCTGCGGGAAGAGAACATCCCGGAATGGCGTCGGCTGTGGGATCTGAAGGGTGTGGCGCCCCGCATGCAGTTCGAGATGAAGGCCGGAGAGACCACCGCGGATGCCCTGCGGTATGCAGGTGGTTTGCTGCCGGAATCCGCGTCGGCTTCCCTGACCCTGCGCAAGCGCGGGGCCGATGGTGCCTTCGAGGCCGTGGATGTCCCCGTGGCGAAAGCGGGCTCAACGCCGCTTGGCTGGGGAGATGTGCTGTCGGCTTTGCCGCGGCGGGATTCCGTCTCTGAGCGCAGCGTCACCGTGGCCGGGTGGGTTCGTGTGCCTGGGCTGTTCGCCTGCACCAATGGCCTCCGCGTGGGCGATTTGCTGTCCCGCGACGCTCAGCTGTTGCCGGATACCTATCAGGCCCGAGGCGAGATCGTGCGGACCCATGCAGACGGTACCACGCGTTTCCTGAGCTTTGATGTGGCCAAGGCCCTCAAGGGGGATGCCGAGCACAACCTGCTGCTTGAAGGGCGGGATCGCGTGGAGCTCTATCGCCTGCAGGACCTTCGCCTTCCCAGGACGGTGAAGCTGCTGGGGCCTGTGACCCGGCCGGGCCTCTTTGAATTTCATGAAGGCATGCGCGCTTCTGATCTGATCTTTCGGGCCGGTTTGCCTCTCAAATCCGCCAACCGCCTCTCCGCCGAGTTGGCGCGGACCAAGGATGGCAAATCCAGCGAGATCATCCGCCTGGATCTCTCCCGCCTGCTGTCCACGGAAGCAGGAAGCCCCGTGGCCCTGCATGACGATGGGGCGAATCCGGTTCTGCAACCTGATGACCAGTTGAGCCTGTTCGAGAAACCTGATTACCGCCTCCATCGGACGGTCCGGATCATCGGGCAGGTGGCACGGCCTGGAAGCTACACCATGGACACCGACAAACCCACCCTGGCCCAGCTCATTCAGCGGGCAGGCGGGCTCACCTCCGAGGCCATGCCCAAGGCGGGCGTCTTCCTGCGGAACCTGGGCGGTGGGAGCACACCAGAGGTGGAGGATGTCCAAAAGCAGCTGGAGGCCCTCAAGAAATATGAGGAGCGTCCCCAGATGCCCTTGGGGCCTGGAAGTGGAGCCGATGGAGCGACCTCTCGCAATCTGGCTCAGCAGGCTTTGGACCCCACGAGCAAGGGGGCCAACGACATTCTTGATCGCTTGAACGAGACTCGGAGACAGGCGGCCACGGGCCAGCTTCTCAAGGGCCCCCTGATGCATGGCCTCCTGAGTGGCGCCCTGAATCGCATGGTGGTGGATTTCGGCGCAGCCTTGGGCGGCGATTCCCAAGCGGATGTGGAACTCCAGGATGGGGATGAAATCATCATCCCCCGGGCCACGGATGCGGCCTACGTGGTGGGTGAGACGGCCAGTCCCTTTGCCACCTACAAGGTGCGAAAGGGCATGAAGGTTTCGGATCTGCTCACCTTGGCCGGTGGCACCACCCGGAATGCCGACAGCTCCAACATCCGCCTCCTCAAGGCCGATGGCCGCATTCTGGACAGCTGGGTAGAAGGCAAGGCCGTGGAGCCCGGGGACACGGTTCTGGTGCCCCAGCGCTTCCGCCGCGACTCCAGCTGGCAGGAGAACCTCCAGGCCCTGACCCCCATCGCGATTGTGCTGAGTACCCTCAAACTCTAG
- the panB gene encoding 3-methyl-2-oxobutanoate hydroxymethyltransferase yields MSHLPTESRTRVTLPQLHSWHHAGRKLVMVTAYDAVTARIADASSVDIILVGDSVGNVCLGFENTLPVSMAMMNHHLEAVARTHPSAMLVADMPYLSFHLSVEDTLRNAGGFLQRGAQAVKLEGGAKRLPMIHALLDAEIPVMGHLGLTPQSVNPMGGFKVQGKHRTDALRLLDDAQRLQDAGCFSLVLEGIPADLAARLTETVKIPTIGIGAGPHCSGQVLVFHDVLGLLPGTSPKFVRRYAEGFEDLRNALANWAEDVRGGGFPDGRESYTLPEAVRPALTQWAP; encoded by the coding sequence ATGAGCCACCTGCCCACTGAATCGCGTACGCGCGTCACCCTGCCCCAGCTGCATAGCTGGCACCATGCGGGCCGGAAACTCGTGATGGTCACGGCCTACGATGCCGTCACCGCCCGCATCGCGGATGCCTCTAGTGTAGACATCATCCTGGTGGGCGACAGTGTGGGGAACGTGTGCTTGGGCTTCGAGAACACGCTGCCCGTGAGCATGGCCATGATGAACCACCACCTGGAGGCGGTGGCCCGCACGCACCCCTCAGCCATGCTGGTGGCGGACATGCCCTACCTCAGCTTCCACCTGAGCGTGGAAGACACCCTGCGCAACGCCGGGGGCTTCCTGCAGCGGGGCGCCCAGGCGGTGAAGCTGGAAGGTGGCGCCAAGCGCCTGCCCATGATCCACGCGCTGCTCGATGCGGAAATCCCCGTCATGGGCCACCTGGGCCTCACCCCGCAAAGCGTGAACCCCATGGGGGGCTTCAAGGTGCAGGGCAAGCATCGAACAGATGCGCTCCGCCTGCTCGATGACGCCCAGAGGCTGCAGGACGCGGGCTGCTTCAGCCTCGTGCTCGAAGGCATTCCGGCCGATCTGGCGGCTCGCCTCACCGAAACCGTCAAGATTCCCACCATTGGCATCGGCGCCGGGCCCCACTGTTCGGGGCAGGTGCTGGTCTTCCACGATGTGCTGGGCCTGCTGCCCGGTACATCGCCCAAATTTGTCCGCCGCTATGCCGAAGGATTCGAGGATCTACGAAACGCTCTGGCGAATTGGGCCGAGGATGTCCGCGGGGGAGGGTTCCCCGATGGCCGGGAATCCTATACCCTTCCAGAAGCCGTTCGTCCGGCTTTGACCCAGTGGGCTCCCTGA
- a CDS encoding Rne/Rng family ribonuclease, with protein MEVRKSLVVNATPLETRIALLENGQLCELFLERTMNKSQVGDVYKGRVAKLLPGMQSAFVNIGGVKDGFLYLDDPVVQRLGADLAAEEEADEAASEELPPPPPPLPPLKEGEETLVQVVKDPIGSKGPRLSRHLSFPGRFLVFMPGIDHIGISRKITDPEERDRLRELIRSHVEPGEGFIVRTAAIGEKDEDLVGDVIFLRQLWQGIKAKAETVPAPGLVWQDLRLLQKVMRDIFREEVSTFWVDDDAAHREVVSFVENIHPEWSNRVKRFTSDLPIFEAFGIESEIESARQPKVFLKHGGSIVLNQTEALVSVDVNTGKFVGKKDLEETVYLTNLEAIPEIVRQLRLRNLGGIVVIDFIDMVDPLHRDEVLSRLQEELKRDRNHARAGGISEFGLVELTRKRTGPSLERQLTQPCPACNGAGRTQSPETSLLKAYRELVRLGERLRGADIRLTLHPELSAALHQEAREGLMQLARLLGARVSWIERADTPRYAVVMDLQIPGQGTATA; from the coding sequence ATGGAAGTCCGCAAGTCCCTGGTGGTCAATGCGACCCCCCTGGAGACGCGCATCGCCCTGCTTGAGAACGGCCAGCTCTGCGAGCTGTTCCTCGAACGGACGATGAACAAAAGCCAGGTGGGAGATGTCTACAAAGGCCGGGTGGCCAAGCTGCTCCCGGGCATGCAGAGCGCCTTCGTCAACATCGGCGGCGTGAAGGACGGGTTCCTCTATCTGGACGACCCTGTGGTCCAACGCCTGGGAGCCGACCTCGCCGCGGAAGAGGAGGCCGACGAGGCCGCCTCAGAGGAACTGCCGCCACCCCCGCCGCCCCTGCCTCCCCTGAAAGAGGGGGAAGAGACCCTCGTTCAAGTGGTGAAGGATCCCATCGGCTCCAAGGGCCCAAGGCTGTCCCGCCACCTGAGCTTCCCCGGTCGTTTCCTGGTCTTCATGCCGGGCATCGACCATATCGGCATCTCCCGCAAGATCACCGATCCGGAAGAGCGGGATCGCCTTCGCGAGCTCATCCGCAGCCATGTGGAGCCCGGCGAGGGCTTCATCGTCCGCACCGCCGCCATTGGTGAGAAGGACGAGGATCTGGTGGGCGATGTGATCTTCCTCCGCCAGCTCTGGCAGGGCATCAAGGCCAAGGCCGAAACCGTGCCTGCCCCGGGCCTCGTCTGGCAGGACCTCCGGCTGCTCCAGAAGGTCATGCGCGACATCTTCCGGGAGGAAGTCTCCACCTTCTGGGTGGACGATGACGCCGCCCACCGCGAGGTGGTCTCCTTCGTGGAGAACATCCATCCAGAGTGGTCCAACCGGGTGAAGCGCTTCACGTCGGACCTGCCCATCTTCGAGGCTTTCGGCATCGAATCCGAGATCGAATCCGCCCGCCAGCCCAAGGTCTTCCTCAAGCATGGCGGCTCCATCGTGCTGAATCAGACCGAAGCCCTGGTCAGCGTGGATGTGAACACCGGCAAGTTCGTGGGGAAGAAAGATCTCGAGGAGACCGTCTACCTCACCAACCTCGAAGCCATCCCCGAAATCGTGCGGCAGCTGCGGCTGCGCAACCTCGGCGGCATCGTGGTCATCGATTTCATCGACATGGTGGACCCCCTCCATCGCGATGAGGTGCTGAGCCGCCTGCAGGAAGAACTCAAGCGGGACCGCAACCATGCCCGCGCGGGCGGCATCTCGGAATTCGGCCTGGTGGAGCTCACCCGCAAGCGCACAGGGCCATCCCTGGAACGGCAGCTCACCCAGCCCTGTCCCGCCTGCAATGGCGCTGGGCGCACCCAGAGCCCCGAAACCTCCCTGCTCAAGGCCTACCGTGAGCTGGTGCGCCTGGGCGAGCGGCTGCGCGGTGCGGACATCCGCCTGACCCTGCACCCCGAGCTTTCCGCCGCCCTGCACCAGGAGGCCCGCGAAGGCCTCATGCAGCTGGCCCGCCTGCTCGGTGCCCGCGTGTCCTGGATCGAGCGCGCCGATACCCCTCGCTACGCCGTGGTCATGGATCTGCAGATCCCCGGCCAGGGCACTGCCACCGCCTAA